The Bacteroidota bacterium genome has a segment encoding these proteins:
- a CDS encoding twin-arginine translocase TatA/TatE family subunit: MTLLFIGGAEIFIIGLIVVMLFGADKIPELARGLGKGMRQLKDATDDLKREIKDSAGDDDIVGDIKKEISSVKKDVDEFSRPIKKQVKKQFNDNIPDLDTITDAKEEVESIKKSVDKATGAIKRKR; this comes from the coding sequence ATGACTTTACTTTTTATAGGAGGGGCTGAAATCTTTATCATTGGTTTGATTGTGGTGATGTTGTTTGGTGCGGATAAAATTCCTGAATTGGCAAGGGGATTGGGTAAAGGAATGCGTCAGCTAAAAGATGCTACGGACGACTTAAAGCGTGAGATAAAAGACAGTGCCGGCGACGATGATATAGTTGGAGATATAAAGAAAGAGATTTCATCTGTTAAAAAAGATGTAGATGAGTTTTCACGCCCTATCAAAAAACAAGTTAAGAAACAGTTCAACGATAATATTCCCGATTTAGATACCATAACTGATGCCAAAGAAGAGGTTGAAAGTATTAAAAAGAGCGTAGATAAGGCCACGGGTGCTATAAAGAGAAAAAGATAA
- a CDS encoding RNA methyltransferase, which produces MSEKKILEYLQGFMSENRVNNFKKVINERTKHFTVVLEDIYQSHNASAAVRTCDIFGIQEMYTTQRLHTFYVSSHVAKGADKWVDISSFKDPNIDNTQSAVNAMREKGYQIIATSPHYGSTSPIEFDISKPSAIFFGAEKEGLSKNIIDQADAFIKIPMYGFTESLNISVSVAIILQTLIDRLKNSNIEWQLSEEEKFALELKWSKKSVKDSKKLIEKFIADN; this is translated from the coding sequence ATGTCAGAAAAGAAAATCCTGGAATATTTACAAGGCTTCATGTCCGAAAACAGAGTTAACAACTTTAAGAAAGTAATAAACGAACGGACAAAACACTTCACTGTTGTATTAGAAGATATATATCAGTCTCATAATGCCAGTGCAGCTGTAAGAACCTGTGATATTTTTGGAATTCAGGAGATGTACACAACTCAACGTCTTCATACTTTTTATGTTAGTTCTCATGTAGCAAAAGGGGCTGATAAGTGGGTTGATATTTCTTCTTTTAAAGATCCCAATATTGACAACACACAATCGGCGGTTAATGCCATGAGAGAAAAGGGATATCAAATAATTGCAACTTCTCCTCATTATGGTTCTACCTCGCCAATAGAATTTGATATTAGTAAACCTTCGGCTATATTCTTTGGTGCTGAAAAGGAAGGTTTATCAAAAAATATTATTGACCAGGCTGACGCTTTTATAAAAATTCCAATGTATGGATTTACCGAGAGTCTTAACATCTCTGTTTCTGTTGCCATAATTCTACAAACATTAATAGACAGACTAAAAAACAGTAATATTGAATGGCAGCTAAGCGAAGAGGAAAAATTTGCCCTTGAATTAAAATGGTCTAAAAAATCGGTAAAAGATTCAAAAAAACTTATTGAAAAATTTATAGCTGACAATTAA
- a CDS encoding rhomboid family intramembrane serine protease produces MNYVIYILIGITALISYKGFNDRMFFEKYMLRVGSVINGKEYIRMISSGFLHADWTHLFFNMFTLYFFGPEVLYFAGLTNFILIYLGSLLFGNLISIYFNRQNMMYSAIGASGAVSGVIFSAIILYPQMSLFIIPIPFPIPGWLFGIAYVLYSIYGMKSQLGNIGHSAHLGGGISGVLITILIIPSVLNDSWLTILLVLVPFVILLIYERHK; encoded by the coding sequence ATGAACTACGTTATATATATACTTATTGGAATCACAGCCTTAATATCATATAAAGGTTTTAACGATAGAATGTTCTTTGAAAAATATATGCTCCGGGTGGGGAGTGTAATTAATGGAAAAGAATACATAAGAATGATTAGTTCCGGCTTTTTACACGCCGATTGGACTCATTTGTTTTTTAACATGTTTACACTATACTTCTTCGGGCCTGAAGTTTTGTATTTTGCCGGACTTACCAACTTTATTTTAATCTATCTGGGCTCATTACTGTTTGGCAACTTAATTTCTATATATTTTAATCGCCAAAACATGATGTATTCAGCTATTGGTGCTTCGGGAGCAGTTAGTGGTGTTATCTTTTCGGCAATAATTCTATATCCTCAGATGAGTTTGTTCATTATTCCGATACCATTCCCTATTCCGGGTTGGTTATTCGGTATTGCTTATGTATTATACTCTATCTACGGAATGAAAAGTCAGCTGGGAAATATTGGTCATAGTGCTCACTTAGGAGGTGGTATTTCGGGTGTTTTAATAACTATTTTAATAATTCCATCTGTATTAAACGATAGTTGGTTAACAATTTTATTGGTTCTTGTTCCATTTGTTATTTTACTGATTTATGAGAGACATAAATAA
- a CDS encoding hemolysin III family protein encodes MKNKCVPLEEKFFEMKLLKTDKKQSVVEEKWNYLTHATGAVLAIFAIVLMLLKSNSAKEYWSSIIYGFSLLFTMLASAMYHFEKRVEIKSKLRILDHSGIFLLIAGTYTPLAILVLGSDNLFLLIIEWSIAIIGVILKIFFTGRYQKTSLLIYLGMGWIIVFDINKLIDLLPFEGLMYIVYGGLAYTVGTIFYAVKKLKFSHVIWHFFVLVGAMCHFLFVYYYAL; translated from the coding sequence ATGAAAAATAAATGCGTTCCTTTGGAGGAAAAGTTTTTTGAAATGAAATTATTGAAAACCGATAAAAAACAAAGTGTAGTTGAAGAAAAGTGGAATTACCTTACTCATGCTACCGGTGCTGTTTTGGCAATTTTCGCGATTGTGTTAATGCTGCTAAAATCAAATTCAGCAAAGGAATATTGGAGTTCTATAATTTATGGGTTTTCATTACTGTTTACAATGTTGGCATCGGCGATGTATCATTTCGAAAAACGGGTTGAGATTAAATCTAAATTGCGAATCTTAGACCATTCCGGTATTTTTTTACTAATCGCTGGTACCTATACACCGTTGGCAATATTGGTATTGGGAAGCGATAATCTTTTTTTGTTGATTATAGAATGGTCGATTGCAATAATTGGAGTTATATTGAAGATTTTCTTTACCGGAAGATACCAAAAAACATCCCTGTTAATTTATTTGGGTATGGGATGGATTATAGTCTTCGATATTAATAAACTCATAGACTTACTGCCATTCGAAGGACTAATGTATATAGTTTATGGGGGGTTGGCTTATACAGTTGGAACTATTTTTTACGCAGTAAAAAAGTTGAAATTTTCACATGTAATATGGCATTTCTTCGTACTAGTGGGAGCGATGTGTCATTTCTTGTTTGTTTACTATTATGCTTTGTAA
- a CDS encoding phospholipase yields the protein MGKKTFNLDYNIKESADGIENSKVIYMIHGFGADKNDLFSFANYLPGSFTVIALQAPYSLPFGGKAWYNIELENGNHISDSGQAKSSVKEIEKFITDSREHFNFHDDVFVLGFSQGAILSYSMILNNPERYKYALSLSGFIFEEIMPESYEKDYSHLDFYAAHGTMDGIIPIEKGRSAKKLLSELNLKHIYHEFPAAHSIAQKEFEEIIEWLRERS from the coding sequence ATGGGAAAGAAAACATTCAATCTCGATTACAATATTAAAGAATCAGCTGACGGTATAGAAAACTCAAAAGTTATATACATGATTCACGGTTTTGGCGCCGATAAAAACGACCTGTTCAGTTTTGCGAATTACTTACCGGGTTCTTTTACAGTTATTGCTTTGCAGGCACCTTACTCTCTACCATTCGGAGGAAAAGCATGGTACAACATTGAGTTGGAAAACGGTAATCACATTTCCGATTCAGGTCAGGCAAAAAGTTCGGTAAAGGAAATCGAAAAATTTATTACAGACAGCAGGGAGCATTTTAATTTCCATGATGATGTTTTCGTACTTGGCTTTTCACAGGGAGCAATACTTAGTTATTCTATGATACTGAACAATCCTGAAAGATATAAATATGCACTCTCTTTAAGCGGTTTCATTTTCGAAGAAATAATGCCCGAGAGTTACGAAAAAGATTATTCGCATCTGGATTTTTATGCTGCCCATGGAACAATGGATGGAATTATACCAATAGAAAAAGGGCGAAGTGCAAAAAAACTTTTATCCGAATTAAATTTAAAACATATTTACCACGAGTTTCCGGCCGCACATTCAATAGCTCAAAAGGAGTTTGAGGAAATTATTGAGTGGTTGAGGGAGAGATCATAG
- a CDS encoding DUF1853 family protein, producing the protein MKDYLNKIIRDLHQSIVSSYVLDDGYQLPEHFLEIDKQLLKKWLLELDENLNELSDFVERNHSKRLGRYFENLLRFYFDFHPNIEVLEFGKQIFSGKRTIGEMDFILRNKITTEIIHLETAVKYFAKAKGNSDFYSFICPNGSRNFGDKLDKTYSKQLKITELPETIEFLKKENYYPLKSYHFIKGMLFYHPDEIDSFQHENLNTNHQRGWWIYQKEVDTLNPDSKFRVIHKSRWLSEEICEDSGELLSKSELIEILETHFEIISQGQLIVEFQKSEDIWIEISRGFVLDNRWPNL; encoded by the coding sequence ATGAAAGACTATCTAAATAAAATAATTCGCGATTTGCATCAGAGTATAGTAAGTTCTTATGTGTTAGACGATGGCTATCAATTGCCCGAACATTTTTTGGAGATAGACAAACAACTTCTCAAAAAATGGCTACTTGAACTAGATGAAAATCTTAATGAATTATCAGATTTTGTGGAGAGAAATCATTCAAAACGCCTTGGGAGATATTTTGAGAATTTATTACGGTTTTATTTCGACTTTCATCCTAATATCGAAGTACTGGAATTTGGAAAGCAGATTTTTTCGGGAAAAAGAACCATTGGAGAAATGGATTTTATCTTGAGAAACAAAATTACTACGGAAATTATTCATCTTGAAACAGCTGTTAAATACTTCGCAAAGGCAAAAGGCAATTCCGATTTCTACTCTTTTATCTGTCCGAATGGAAGCAGGAATTTTGGAGATAAACTCGACAAAACCTATTCTAAACAGCTAAAAATAACTGAACTTCCCGAAACGATAGAATTTTTAAAGAAAGAAAATTATTATCCCTTGAAAAGTTATCATTTTATAAAAGGGATGCTTTTTTACCATCCTGATGAGATTGATTCTTTTCAACATGAAAACTTAAACACAAATCATCAAAGAGGTTGGTGGATTTATCAAAAGGAGGTTGATACATTAAACCCTGATTCGAAATTCAGAGTAATTCACAAGTCACGATGGCTCTCGGAAGAAATATGTGAAGACTCGGGTGAATTATTATCGAAAAGTGAATTGATAGAAATTTTAGAAACTCATTTTGAAATTATTTCACAAGGTCAACTAATTGTTGAATTTCAAAAATCAGAAGATATTTGGATTGAGATTAGCCGGGGCTTTGTTTTGGATAACAGGTGGCCCAACTTGTGA
- a CDS encoding ATP-binding protein has product MHNRKQSYPISNKSKSKFGRIIVVTGARQTGKTTLVKSVFKNFKYISIEDPITVEDYKKLSASQWGNLYPRAILDEIQKEPQLIESIKAVYDQFDDSQYILLGSSQIMLLKKVKESLAGRCLIFELFPLTLPELLTNSWGDDVIESYFQKILSQKEVGDLVSILLDENYSNKTRVYDYYLKFGGYPAITDNSLSTSDRYDWLRNYVQTYFERDIRDLAEIRNLEPFTKTQKLLAINTAQLTNYSQIAADAGVSSKTVQRFLEYSNISYQTITLQAWARNSKKRLVKSPKVHFTDVGVLRTILNKKDDLNGHEFESAMIAEIYKQAKNLNLNNSFYHLRTSDRREIDLLIETEKGYIAIEIKKTENIRAVDARHFKNLEYLLDKPIIHKYILSNDTEIKYLNYGVVAMPAVQFLT; this is encoded by the coding sequence ATGCACAATAGAAAACAGTCATATCCAATATCTAACAAGAGTAAGTCTAAGTTTGGAAGGATAATAGTTGTAACCGGAGCCAGACAAACAGGAAAAACAACTCTTGTGAAATCGGTGTTTAAAAATTTTAAATACATATCTATTGAGGATCCGATAACTGTTGAGGATTATAAAAAACTATCGGCTAGTCAGTGGGGAAACTTATATCCAAGAGCAATACTTGACGAAATTCAAAAAGAACCACAATTAATTGAAAGTATCAAAGCTGTCTACGACCAATTTGATGATTCACAATATATTTTACTAGGGTCATCACAAATAATGTTGTTGAAAAAAGTTAAAGAATCATTGGCCGGTAGATGTCTTATTTTTGAATTGTTTCCTTTAACCTTGCCCGAATTGTTGACTAACAGTTGGGGTGATGACGTTATTGAATCCTATTTTCAGAAAATTCTATCACAGAAGGAAGTCGGCGATTTAGTGTCAATTTTGTTAGATGAGAACTACTCTAATAAAACAAGGGTTTATGATTACTATTTAAAATTTGGAGGATATCCTGCTATTACTGATAATTCGCTTTCTACATCTGACAGGTACGATTGGTTAAGAAACTATGTGCAAACGTATTTCGAACGCGACATACGCGATTTGGCAGAAATTAGAAATCTAGAACCATTCACTAAAACTCAAAAGTTATTGGCAATTAATACAGCACAGCTTACAAATTATTCGCAAATTGCTGCTGATGCAGGTGTGAGTTCAAAAACGGTTCAGCGGTTTTTGGAATACAGTAATATAAGTTATCAGACAATTACACTACAAGCCTGGGCACGAAATAGTAAAAAGAGATTGGTGAAATCACCGAAGGTTCATTTTACCGATGTTGGAGTTTTACGTACTATATTAAATAAAAAGGACGATTTAAACGGTCACGAATTCGAAAGTGCGATGATTGCTGAAATATACAAACAGGCAAAAAACTTAAATCTAAACAATTCGTTTTACCATCTGCGAACCAGCGATAGAAGAGAAATTGATTTATTGATAGAGACAGAAAAGGGTTATATAGCCATAGAAATAAAAAAAACTGAAAATATACGTGCGGTTGATGCGAGGCATTTCAAAAATCTTGAATATTTACTTGATAAGCCGATTATTCACAAATATATTTTGTCGAATGATACAGAAATTAAGTATTTAAATTACGGTGTAGTGGCTATGCCTGCGGTTCAATTTTTAACATAG
- a CDS encoding nucleoside deaminase has product MEDILVYDDKYFMKKALEEAEYALEKDEVPIGAVVVVNNQVIARAHNLTETLNDVTAHAEMQAITAAADAIGGKYLNDCTMYITMEPCQMCAGALYWTQIKRVVFGAADPKRGYRTMGTQIHPKTEITFGVMEDECSQIVKDFFRSKR; this is encoded by the coding sequence ATGGAGGATATTTTAGTTTACGATGATAAGTACTTTATGAAAAAGGCTTTGGAGGAAGCTGAGTATGCATTAGAAAAAGATGAAGTGCCCATCGGAGCGGTAGTAGTGGTTAATAATCAGGTGATAGCAAGGGCTCACAACCTCACAGAAACATTGAATGATGTAACAGCTCATGCCGAAATGCAGGCCATAACTGCAGCAGCTGATGCAATTGGAGGAAAATACCTTAATGATTGTACAATGTATATCACTATGGAACCGTGTCAGATGTGTGCCGGGGCTTTGTATTGGACCCAGATTAAACGGGTGGTTTTTGGGGCAGCCGACCCTAAGAGGGGGTATCGTACAATGGGTACGCAAATACATCCTAAAACAGAAATTACATTTGGAGTAATGGAGGATGAATGTTCCCAAATTGTAAAAGATTTTTTTAGGAGTAAGAGATGA